In a genomic window of Curtobacterium flaccumfaciens pv. betae:
- a CDS encoding ATP-binding protein: protein MTDGEDDVNDDVPVEGARARPDDDRDEQQDVDQERTDDEPDRTLRPELQMTSPQAISLGDPRLQAGNAAEPTWDGWRTQLTGVGGTSPLTHFSDHPRARIELSTTHPGGLAQFITGKTTLLSSLIRDEVALRAARVAAGHVEAKGTELATVRGIDAVKLGIGMADWKHGDEQFRGPVLLRPLAIRRHGRDFEVRLLGEPVLNPGLADALHEQFGVILDAQSFVALAQQDGSFTPNPVIDRLRGLTAHIPGFSVHARLVVSTFAEVATGMVEDTGDLSHPVLDALAGNPSAKWQVEQSYHPVEQTPSDERSPETDTLLLDADDEQENVIAQITAGNSIVVKTLPGTGGTQTIVNALGGLVAANKRVLVVSPRRATLRGIAARFGEVQLPGVAVTPSTLRRDVVRAIARNEKAARPNLREVDDALVRLRKVLKDYRGSLTRKDPDFGVSVLDCLVELSRLSLLPVAPSTTARLSKQSVASMVDGRSRVAETMVSAANLGEFRYGPDDSPWYGAKFGSSDGAQRAHRIAKDLDADGLPTLLRRAHDLVSSTHMRQFTTINELGIYLRLLTEIRDTLDRFLPVVFDRSVSELVAATAPRGEGAPMSSTNRRRLKKLAREYVRPGVHVSDLHEALTRVQQQRVLWQRYVAAGVNPEVPTGIADVQVLFSNVAEDLARLDEPLGRTERDRQLANTPVDQLVPTIAELAAESDVLHNLQERTELMQTLRDLQLEPLITDLANRHVPDVQVPAELELAWWQSALETMLESDRALLGANTDMLDRVEADFRLVDDAHAAGVSQGLAWQLAENWKVGLVDWPEEATALKTQLRDGAITSRLLQDSAPHLSRSIAPVWLASPYEVPQIADTMPFDTVILVDAGAVTIAETVGAVRRARQTVVFGDPVTQTPSPFRIAVDPEHRALQVDEGTLDAFHADSALAKLSTLLPTLSLSRSYRAGGEDLAELVNRRFYGGKIESLPWAGSFLGHGSIALDYVSDGKAVPDPESGAVESVDAEVDRVVRLVIDHARTRPTESLMVITASAKHAVRVEQAVLTAAQGHKDLTEFVIGDRAEPFIVATLEQSVAQSRDRVVFSIGYGRTPHGRVLRDFGPLGKPGGERLLAVAMTRARRSMVIVTCFQPSDIEAERMGHGTVALAEILAEVRARTTAEYVPDDSDPLLVDLARRLEMRGIPVALGHRGKLGLVAAHGGVCVTIETDASLVKGSLRESLRLRPEVLRRLGWHYVRVHAFQLFSDPDRVADTVAAVLGVDRGATQEISIPPIPARR, encoded by the coding sequence GTGACCGACGGTGAGGACGACGTGAACGACGACGTCCCCGTCGAGGGTGCCCGCGCGCGCCCCGACGACGATCGAGACGAGCAGCAGGACGTGGACCAGGAACGGACCGACGACGAGCCGGACCGCACGCTCCGCCCGGAGCTGCAGATGACGAGCCCGCAGGCGATCAGCCTCGGCGACCCGCGGTTGCAGGCCGGCAACGCGGCCGAACCGACGTGGGACGGCTGGCGCACCCAGCTGACCGGTGTCGGCGGCACGAGCCCGCTCACGCACTTCAGCGACCACCCGCGCGCCCGCATCGAGCTCTCGACCACCCACCCGGGCGGTCTCGCGCAGTTCATCACCGGCAAGACGACCCTGTTGTCCAGCCTGATCCGCGACGAGGTGGCGCTCCGTGCCGCCCGCGTGGCCGCCGGACACGTCGAGGCGAAGGGCACCGAGCTGGCCACCGTGCGCGGCATCGACGCCGTGAAGCTCGGCATCGGCATGGCCGACTGGAAGCACGGCGACGAGCAGTTCCGCGGCCCGGTGCTCCTGCGCCCCCTGGCGATCCGCCGACACGGACGCGACTTCGAGGTGCGCCTGCTCGGCGAACCGGTACTCAACCCGGGCCTCGCCGACGCGCTGCACGAGCAGTTCGGGGTCATCCTCGACGCGCAGTCCTTCGTGGCCCTCGCGCAGCAGGACGGCTCCTTCACGCCGAACCCCGTCATCGACCGCCTGCGTGGCCTGACCGCGCACATCCCCGGCTTCTCGGTGCACGCCCGACTCGTGGTGTCCACCTTCGCCGAGGTCGCGACCGGGATGGTCGAGGACACCGGCGACCTGTCGCACCCCGTGCTCGACGCCCTCGCCGGCAACCCGAGCGCGAAGTGGCAGGTCGAGCAGTCCTACCACCCGGTCGAGCAGACCCCGTCGGACGAGCGCAGCCCGGAGACCGACACGCTCCTGCTCGACGCCGACGACGAGCAGGAGAACGTGATCGCGCAGATCACGGCCGGCAACTCCATCGTCGTGAAGACCCTTCCTGGCACCGGCGGCACCCAGACCATCGTGAACGCCCTGGGCGGCCTGGTCGCCGCGAACAAGCGCGTGCTCGTCGTGAGCCCGCGCCGCGCGACCCTGCGGGGCATCGCCGCCCGCTTCGGTGAGGTCCAGCTGCCCGGGGTCGCGGTCACGCCGTCGACCCTGCGCCGCGACGTCGTCCGTGCCATCGCCCGGAACGAGAAGGCCGCGCGTCCGAACCTCCGCGAGGTCGACGACGCACTGGTCCGCCTGCGCAAGGTGCTGAAGGACTACCGCGGATCGCTCACCCGCAAGGACCCCGACTTCGGCGTCTCGGTGCTCGACTGCCTGGTGGAGCTGTCGCGCCTGTCGCTGCTGCCCGTCGCCCCGTCGACCACCGCGCGCCTGTCGAAGCAGTCCGTCGCCTCGATGGTCGACGGCCGTTCGCGCGTCGCCGAGACGATGGTCAGCGCCGCGAACCTCGGTGAGTTCCGCTACGGCCCCGACGACTCGCCCTGGTACGGCGCGAAGTTCGGTTCGAGCGACGGTGCCCAGCGTGCGCACCGCATCGCGAAGGACCTCGACGCCGACGGCCTGCCGACCCTGCTCCGCCGCGCCCACGACCTGGTGAGCTCGACGCACATGCGCCAGTTCACGACGATCAACGAGCTCGGCATCTACCTGCGCCTGCTCACCGAGATCCGTGACACGCTCGACCGCTTCCTGCCGGTGGTCTTCGACCGCTCGGTGTCCGAGCTCGTGGCCGCCACCGCCCCCCGCGGCGAGGGCGCGCCGATGTCGTCGACGAACCGTCGCCGGCTCAAGAAGCTCGCCCGCGAGTACGTCCGTCCGGGCGTGCACGTGTCCGACCTGCACGAGGCCCTGACCCGCGTCCAGCAGCAGCGGGTGCTCTGGCAGCGCTACGTCGCCGCCGGGGTGAACCCCGAGGTGCCCACGGGCATCGCCGACGTCCAGGTGCTGTTCTCGAACGTCGCCGAGGACCTCGCGCGACTCGACGAGCCGCTGGGCCGCACCGAGCGCGACCGCCAGCTCGCGAACACCCCGGTCGACCAGCTCGTCCCGACCATCGCCGAGCTCGCCGCAGAATCCGACGTCCTGCACAACCTGCAGGAGCGCACCGAGCTCATGCAGACCCTGCGCGACCTGCAGCTCGAGCCGCTCATCACCGACCTGGCGAACCGGCACGTGCCCGACGTGCAGGTGCCGGCCGAGCTCGAGCTCGCCTGGTGGCAGTCCGCCCTCGAGACCATGCTCGAGTCCGACCGGGCCCTGCTCGGCGCGAACACCGACATGCTCGACCGGGTCGAGGCCGACTTCCGCCTGGTGGACGACGCCCACGCGGCCGGGGTCTCCCAGGGCCTCGCGTGGCAGCTCGCCGAGAACTGGAAGGTCGGTCTCGTCGACTGGCCCGAAGAAGCGACGGCGCTCAAGACCCAGCTCCGCGACGGCGCGATCACCTCGCGCCTGCTGCAGGACTCCGCACCGCACCTGTCCCGGTCGATCGCACCCGTCTGGCTCGCCAGCCCGTACGAGGTGCCGCAGATCGCCGACACGATGCCCTTCGACACCGTGATCCTGGTCGACGCCGGCGCCGTGACGATCGCCGAGACCGTCGGAGCCGTCCGTCGTGCCCGGCAGACCGTCGTGTTCGGTGACCCCGTCACCCAGACGCCGTCGCCGTTCCGCATCGCGGTCGACCCCGAGCACCGGGCGCTGCAGGTCGACGAGGGCACGCTCGACGCGTTCCACGCCGACTCCGCCCTGGCGAAGCTGTCCACCCTGCTGCCGACCCTTTCGCTGTCGCGGTCGTACCGCGCCGGCGGCGAGGACCTCGCCGAGCTCGTGAACCGTCGCTTCTACGGCGGCAAGATCGAGTCCCTGCCGTGGGCCGGCTCGTTCCTCGGCCACGGGTCGATCGCGCTCGACTACGTCAGCGACGGCAAGGCCGTCCCGGACCCCGAGTCCGGTGCCGTCGAGAGCGTCGACGCCGAGGTGGACCGCGTGGTGCGGCTCGTCATCGACCACGCCCGCACCCGTCCGACCGAGTCGCTCATGGTCATCACCGCATCGGCGAAGCACGCCGTGCGCGTCGAGCAGGCCGTGCTGACCGCCGCCCAGGGCCACAAGGACCTGACCGAGTTCGTCATCGGCGACCGTGCCGAGCCGTTCATCGTGGCGACGCTCGAGCAGTCGGTGGCGCAGAGCCGCGACCGCGTCGTGTTCTCCATCGGCTACGGCCGCACCCCGCACGGCCGCGTGCTGCGCGACTTCGGTCCGCTCGGCAAGCCCGGCGGCGAGCGGCTGCTGGCGGTCGCCATGACCCGCGCGCGTCGCTCGATGGTCATCGTCACCTGCTTCCAGCCGTCGGACATCGAGGCCGAGCGCATGGGCCACGGCACCGTCGCCCTGGCCGAGATCCTGGCCGAGGTGCGTGCCCGGACCACCGCCGAGTACGTGCCGGACGACTCCGACCCGCTGCTCGTCGACCTGGCCCGGCGCCTCGAGATGCGTGGCATCCCGGTGGCGCTCGGACACCGCGGCAAGCTCGGCCTCGTCGCCGCGCACGGCGGGGTGTGCGTCACGATCGAGACCGATGCGTCGCTGGTCAAGGGATCGCTGCGCGAGTCCCTGCGCCTGCGTCCCGAGGTGCTGCGCCGACTCGGCTGGCACTACGTGCGCGTGCACGCGTTCCAGCTGTTCTCCGACCCGGACCGCGTCGCCGACACCGTCGCCGCCGTGCTCGGGGTCGACCGAGGCGCCACGCAGGAGATCTCGATCCCACCGATCCCCGCCCGCCGGTGA